A window from Mustela erminea isolate mMusErm1 chromosome 17, mMusErm1.Pri, whole genome shotgun sequence encodes these proteins:
- the ASCL5 gene encoding achaete-scute homolog 5 — translation MNNNFCRALVDRRPLAPPSCMQLGVVPPPRRASLPPAEPLGNVPLLLYPGPAEPQYYDAYAGVFPYVPFPGAFGVYDYPFEPAFIQKRNERERQRVKCVNEGYARLRGHLPGALAEKRLSKVETLRAAIRYIKYLQGLLSAAPDGAPPAASPPDCPRDGEAQAPASLVPESSESSCFSSSPFFESEESSH, via the coding sequence ATGAACAATAACTTCTGCCGGGCCCTGGTGGACCGGCGGCCCCTGGCACCCCCCAGCTGCATGCAGCTGGGAGTCGTGCCCCCTCCGCGCCGGGCGTCCTTGCCCCCCGCCGAGCCCCTGGGCAACGTGCCCTTACTGCTGTACCCGGGCCCGGCTGAGCCACAGTACTATGACGCCTACGCGGGCGTGTTCCCCTACGTGCCCTTCCCCGGGGCCTTCGGGGTGTACGACTACCCCTTCGAGCCCGCCTTCATCCAGAAGCGCAACGAGCGCGAGCGGCAGCGGGTCAAGTGCGTCAACGAGGGCTACGCGCGCCTCCGCGGCCACCTCCCGGGCGCGCTGGCCGAGAAGCGGCTCAGCAAGGTGGAGACCCTGCGCGCCGCCATCCGCTACATCAAGTACCTGCAGGGGCTGCTGAGCGCGGCCCCCGACGGCGCGCCGCCCGCCGCCTCCCCGCCCGACTGCCCCCGCGACGGCGAGGCCCAGGCGCCCGCCTCCCTGGTGCCCGAGTCGTCCGagtcctcctgcttctcctcctcgcCGTTCTTTGAGTCGGAGGAATCCAGCCACTGA